The genomic segment AAATGTGTGTatttttggagggggggggggtgtgtcgTACATACCCAGCAAAGCTTTGTTCTCCACCATCTCCATAGTCCCCAATGCAATACACTGTAATAGACTGTACATGGGACACATATTGGCTTGCAGACAGAAAACGTTGCAACCTTTCTCAGCTAAAGTAGGATGGGAAATACTCAGGATGGTcgcccgagtggcacagcggtctaaggcactgcatctcactgctagaggcatcactacagaccccggtttatttccaggctgtatcacaaccggccgtgattgggagtcccatagggcggtgcacaattgcgccagcgtcgtccgggttagggtttggccagggtaggccgtcattgtaaataagaatttgttcttaactgacttacctagttaacaAAGGTGACATTTTTAAAACAAATATATGTGTAGTTTTGGAGGGGGACTGTGGCGCACATATCCAGCAACAAAGCTTTAAATGGCTGGGTACTATCCATGGTCCTGAAATAAATACACAGTCATAAAAAGctaacctttaaaaaaaatctaaaacaaaatctAATTTGAAATGTAAATGAAAATTAACCAGCCTATTTGGACACAGTATAATCACACTTTCTGAACAGCCACAGAGAAAATTATTCACAAGTTGTAGGCCGATATATGCTTCTTATCTATCAAGGTTTGCAGTATACAGTAAAGGCATAGGCCTTGTTACCTAGTTTGAAAGAATAATAACAGAGAAAAGATTATTTACAAGCTATATTGTCATGATTTATCAATCAAGGTCAGCCAAGACACTTTTGTAGAGTTAGAAATGGCTTACAACAGGCAACAAAGCTACAAGGCTAACAGTACACAGCGTAATCAAGCTTTCAGAACAATAATGGAGAACATTATTTAGAAGTTATAGGCCTCTATGTGTTGCTTTTCCATCCAAGGTTAGCAGTATACTGTAAAGTCATATTAACCAAGTTTTCAAAACCAATAACAGAGACAAGATTGAAAGATAATAAACACGTCTCTGTATTATCTACCATGGTCAGCAAAGGCATTTTCTGTAGAGTTTCAAATGTATTACATAGTATTTTTCTCTCTGATCACTCATATAAAACCTACTCTCGCATGCCATTGTGACAAAGCGTATTCACATTGCCCTCCAACAAGACTGCTTTAGTGAATAAGCACACAAACTTACCTCAACTACTACCATCTGACTGTTTTCTAAAATGAGGGCACCAATGAGAAAATTCATAGTTTAGTGTCACATCTACCACAAATCCATGAACTGCCAGATTCTGTCATGCCAGGTATTTCTTAAGTGGAAGTAGTGTATCCTTTAATTCTCTTTCAAACAGACTTAAGGAATCCATAATTGTTAGATTTCATCTAGAACTGTCCAATGTGACTTTAAGTTCACAGGAACTGTCACATGCTCAAAACCCCATCAATTGTGCACCCGTTCCAGGCACATTTGGCATGACCTCTTTGTTTTGTCACAGCAGACTCTGTAATTCCTGACTCGCAAAAGACGCAGGAGACGTTAACACAAATTGTTCATTCAGATGTGACTTCAAAAGAGCATTATACCTGTCAATTATTCGGTCACTGAACCACTTGTCGTCATTGCTTAATATGTTATAATCATCTTAAGTAAGTGAAGATGGAAGAGttttggttgtatttagaatttgAAGTTTAGACCCAGATGAGTCATTCCTTGTGCATTTGTCAGAGCACAGATGGCTTTTGTCTTTCTGAAGAAAATGTAGTACCTTTTCACAGTATTTATTTTCGTATGATACCATATAGAACACAGCTTGATTCAATAATTATTGGACCTTCTCTAAGGTAAAGCCCACACTTGATTTTGATACTTGAGTGCAGTCGATATAAACAGAGCTTGCTATGTCGTGTGTACAATTTGACAAATAGGTAATTGTTTGAAAATTCTAAAATACTAGATAATTCTTAGAGGTGTATGTAATACTGTATATGTAGGATAGTTTCAAGCGCTTGGGTAAACAGCTGTCTACCTTCACAAGGAATGTCTCTGGAGCATGAAAGACATTAAAGCTTGACCTCTGAAAGTTGTTAGCATTATTACATGTTTTACTAATCTTGTTTTCTTGAGATGCGTGCTGTGAAAATAATTATTTAATGGCTCTTTCTGAAATGTCACTTGGTTCAAATATGATTTTTTCCCCTGGCTATACATGGCTTTTTGCTTTGGCTGCTATTTTGACAGCAAGAAATTTGTAGGTAGCATTTCCTTCACAGAAGATTCTAGAAGGTCACACATCGCTGTTTTGAAGCCTCTGTTGAAGCAATGGTTGTGTAGCCTGTCCTGTTTTCACTGCATCCAACTGTGAAACGACTTTGCTGATTTGGACTCCTGATATTTGTTCCATGTAATCTTTTGTGACATTCTTTGAAAGTGGATGTTTTCTTCCGAAATGTCAAAACAGGAAAGGCTTTAACCTCAAGATGATTGGGGAAATAGTAACATGTTGGAATAACATCAATATCGTAATCTGGCTCACAGGGATGTACTTGCTCACTGATATCAGAGATTCTGTGAAGTCCCATTTTTGGCAGGCCAAGCAATTGACCTGATGCATTTTTGGGACACGTCAAGGCTGGCCCCTTTGTGCTGATTTAAATGTTACCGTCACCATTAGGGTAATCTAGGTCGTTAACAGGTATGCCAGTCCATCATTGTGTCTTTGTCTttgtttacattttatttcacacTAAAAGGTAAACACGgtaagcaaaaaaataaaaaaaataaagttaAATTGTTTTGTCTTTACAACTGATATTCAACACATAACTACACATATTTGGTGAGtagagaccctactgagtatttcAAACCCCAGTTTATAAGACAGGTGGAAAAGGTTACTCTCAACAAGCCAATATATATCCCATGTACAGTCTATTAAAGCGTATTACATTGGGCGCTAAGCACATAGTGCTGCTGGATATGTACGACACAGTCTCCTTCCAAAACTAACCATATTTGGTTGGGAGAGACCCTACTGAGTTTTTCCCACCCCACTTTAGCTGAGACAGGTAGAACAGTTCTCTCTACAAGCCAATATGTATCCCATATACATACCGTGTATTGCATTGCAGTGAATGAAGTGTGTGGAGTAAGGAGTCACCAGTACTCTGTATTAAACATGTTGCCTAACAAGAGACCCATTTAAGTATTGAGAAATTCCAAAAacatatatttgtattttcttttaaaAAGGGAATTTCTTTAAATATAGCTGACACAAtagctttcaacataccagtatttgtGTAAACTTTCCAAATAAATGCTGGTATAAATAATACAATATTAGATATAAAATATGTCAAATTATGCATTGCTGTGGAAAACAGTTGTGCTAAAACAAATATTCCCACAGTTCAGCATATCTATTtctcttatttaaaaaataaaaagcaaatgCGGAAGTGCAACGTCAGCGGATGCGGTTGATTGAGACGCATCACATGCAAAACAAAACTGATATCTCTCGTTAAACTCACCGAATTTTACTGGGATTGTTCATTTTAATAATTTTACTGTGAATGTTTGACCAGCATAGGAAAACCATCTTCTTCAATTGCATTTTGGCGGTCCGCAAACATGAATTAGACAGAAAAGCAGAGAGGAATAAGGGAAGAGGTTTTACTCCacccaaaatctgtccacgaaAATAAGACCACGAAGTGAGGGATATTTGTATGGAGGACAACAAGAGTGTCATTTGGTCAACAAAAACATTTAATTGGTCACTTGCTACGCAAGGCTTATTTTATGAAATAAGAGTTTCGTAATGGTTAGGTTGtttacgaatgcactgatatAGGTGAACCACTTGGCATCTCGGCAACTTACCccaagtatttactaaaataaactgaagtaaaacaatatatatatatatatatatatatatatatatatatatatatgtaaacataaaaaataagacatataaaaataacaaattattaaggagcaacaataaaataacagtagcgaggctatatacagggggtcgaggtaatatgtacatgtcagTAGAGGTAAAGTCACGATGCATGGATAATAaaaagagagtagcagcggtgtaaaaaaCGGGTGGGAGGGACAATACAAatagccttttggacctagacttggcgctccggtaccgcttgccgtgcggttgcAGAGCgaacagtccatgacttgggtggctggagtcgttggcaatatttgggccttcctctgacattgcCTGGTATATAGcttctggatgtcaggaagcttggccccagtgatgtactgggccgtacaaacaactctctgtagcgccttgaggttggaggccgagcagttgccataccaggcggtaatgctctcgatggtgtagctgtagaacgttttgaggatctgaagacacatgccaaatcttttcagtctcctgagggggactaGGTGTggtcgtgctctcttcacgactgtcttggtgtgtttggacgatgatagtttgttggtgatgtggtacCCACGGAACTTGAacctctcaatctgctccactatagccctgtcgatgagaataggggcgtgctcggtcctccttttcctacagtccacaatcatgtcctttgttttgatcatgttgaggaagaggttgttatcctggcaccacactgccagatctctgacctcctccctataggctgtctcatcgttgtcagtgatcagacctaccacagTTGAgtcgttggcaaacttaatgatggttttggagtcgtgcttcgccatgcagtcatgggtgaacagggagtactggaggggactgagcatgcacccctgaggtcccctgtgttgaggatcagcgaggcagacgtgttgttacctacccttaccacctgggggcggcccgtgagtaagtccaggatccagttgcagatggaggtgtttagtgtttagtcccagggtccttagcttatttatGAGCTTTGAGAgcagtatggtgttgaacgctgagctgtagtcaatgaataacattctcacgtaggtgttccttttgtccaggtgggaaagggcagtgtggagtgcattagagattgcatcatctgtggatctgttggggcggtatgctaattggagtgggtctagggtttctgggataatggtgttgatgtgagccatgagcagcctttcaaagcacatcatggctacagacgtgagtgctgagtcggtagtcatttaggcaggttaccttcgtgttcttgggcatagggactatggtagtctgcttgaaacatgttgttattacagaccCTGAAAATTTCAGTGAAggcacttgacagttggtcagtgcatgcttggagtacacgtcctggtaatccatctggccctgcagccttgtgaatgttgacctgtttaaaggtcttactcacatcgtctatggagagcgtgatcacacagtcgtccggaacagctgatgctcttatGCACGCTTCGGTGTTGCATGcttcaaagcgagcatagaagttatttagctcgtctagtAGGCTCGTGTAACttggcagctcacggctgtgcttgtagaccgtaatagtttgcaaaccctgccacatccgacgagcctcagagccggtgtagtacgattcaatcttagtcccgaattgacgctttgcctgtttgatggttcgtcagagggcatagcgggacttCTTATAAGTGTCCAGGTAAGAGTCccactttagctcagtgcagatgctgtctgtaatccatggcttctggttggggtatgtacgtacagtcactgtggggacgacgtcatcaatgcacttattgatgaagccagtgattgATGTGGTGAAAATCCCAGAacttattccagtctgtgctagcaaaacaatcctgtagcttagcatctgcgtcatgaccacttccttattgagcgagtcactggtacttcctgctttagtttttgcttgtaagcaggaatcagaattatggtcagatttgccaaaagggagagggagagttttgtacaagtctctgtgtgtggagtaaaagtggtctagtgttttttttcttcacatataacatgctggtagaaattaggtaaaaaatattttcggtcataagagactgtGGCAGAAACATTACATACAAAGTAAGTTACAAATaacattaaaaaaacacacacaatggcacaattggttaggagccagtAAAACAGCACCCATCTCTTCCGGCGCCATCATCAGGACTCATCATGGATATAACCCATTTTAGCATGaacattgccattgagggcttccaccattttaaagtcgtcaactgggtggggattcctataaGTTGGGAGCAAGCAGTCAATGAAGAAGAAAATTGATTACtttcaatggcgctgcccatgctgtcacaggcGCGATAATGGCAAAGATGTGTCCCCTATACATCTctttcacaggaggttggtggcaccttaaggAGGACAGGTTTGTGGTAATAGCTGGAGAGGAAtttgtggaatggtatcaaataatggctggaacggagctaaTGGAATGGAACGCATGTGTtcaatgccattccatttactccgttccagccattataatgagccatcctcccctcagcgcCTCCACTGATCTCCATGCCGGTTGTACACACGCATATCTGCCCTTTTATTGTCTAGAAAGGTTCCACTTGATCTTGTTTCCTCCCGCCTGCCTTCTATATTGAagaacatgtatttccattgttagagcggtcactcgAATTTCTTGTCAACATAGTCTTTGAGAAAACGCAGGCCGATAGGAAGTAAAACGGAAGCGCGTCACTGCTGAGCTTCTTCTTCTTCGGTGGGGTTCAACGACGGTTGGCATCCAATGTTAATGGTGCACTACTGCCACCAATTGGACGGGTTACTGCTGATCTGACCAATCGACAAGGAGTTATACATTTGGTAGCCAATCACACACGACAACACAGTGTCTTTAAAACATTGGCGGTCGAAGCAGACGACAGTGTAACGTTTGCTTTCAGAATTATCGTAATAACGTTTTGCTTTATGTCACATACATCAGTATGATGCAGGTACGAGTTTAATTGTTCATTTATCAAGGTTCTTCCCACATTGCTGTTGTCTCTAGCTAATAGCTAGCTATCCAGCGTTGTTTGAGAATGCTTTGGCTAGCTAAAATTAGCTTAATGGTGGAGCTAACTTGAAGTACTTGATAAACTATTAAATCTCTTTGCAGAATAAGGAGAATTGTGATCCTAAAGGGCTACATAGACCGGTAGGTTTTGCTACAAATATGTTTTCTCTATTTTTGCTTCCATCCTTTCCATCTGAAATTTGAGCGCGTTGTGTCTAATGTTGGCTAGTTAACGCTAATGTCCGTTTTAGCtgtctagctagttagctaccattttaattaatttattacaTTCAAATGACAATTCAGAACGTTGTACCAGTACTGGGGAGTTTGGGGCAATTGGGTTTAATCTAGGATCTTTTTTTCTATACGATAGATGGCAACTCCAATGGTTTCTTTGGGTCCTCAGCGAGTTCAGATGCCCTCTGCACCAGACGCTACAGACAAAAAAGCAATTACAGGTACATTTCTGTAGCTACTATTTTTGCCTGCGGTGTTTCTATAACTTTTCAGATGCCACATCACACCACCTCAATATAATACACCACTTTTGTTGCAAAATTCTGTATCCCTATCTCCTTAGGTCCTGGGAGAGAGCTTGCCACGTCTTCATCCAGTGCAGCTCTAGCAAAGTAAATATTATATCAAAACACATCACCTGACACTAAATGTGTTTAATCTAAAATACCCATTTTCTTATGTAAAATATTTGTACATTCAAGTTGTGGTTTAGCAGCATCTGTTTCTTTTAAGCAGGAAATTCACCATCGATGACTTTGACATTGGGCGGCCACTCGGAAAAGGCAAGTTTGGGAACGTTTACCTGGCCCGGGATAAGAAGCTGGACTTCATCGTGGCGCTGAAGGTGCTCTTCAAGTctcagatggagaaagagggtgtGGAGCACCAGCTCAGGAGGGAGATCGAGATTCAGTCCCACCTTAGGTCAATAGTTTTGTTTTAGACTTTTATTCCATTTTTGAAGGGGTGGTTTCTGAGTCACAGGTTGAAACATAATACTGGAATGAAATGTATTTTCAATGGATATTTTGTGGAAAACCAGCCCTTTTGAATGTAGTGGTATGGGTTGATGTTGCCTTACTATTCTGTTTCTGCAGGCAATGTTGTGGCATGTTGATTACTACCAACATTATGTCTGGAACAATACCTGTATTGTGATTCTCGTTAGTtttgtggcaaggaaacaaaacaagaaggggatttaacttctttaggaaaactgccctgatgttggaaacaaacatcattatgttgtcatccacaGTCAAATTTATTTTCTGAGCTACAGCACACTATTTTACATGTGtggtctgctttgtgttttcatttttgccatgaaAGAAAAAAAGTGCGTCCAAGCCCTAACCAATATCATGCAATGTACTTAATTTGGTTCACTTTTGAAACTGACCATAAATTCCTTTAGTTCATTGTGTTAAATTGTTCCGATTATGGGAAAACTGAGATTAAATCCTTGCTCTCTCCGCCCTCCTTTAGACACCCCAACATCCTGCACTTCTACAACTACTTTCATGACCGCACCAGGGTCTTCCTGATCCTGGAGTACGCGCCGCGGGGGGAGATGTACAAAGAGCTGCAGAAATGTGGTCGCTTTGATGACCAGCGCACTGCTACAGTAAGACCGGGATCAGTGTTGCGGGCTATTTATAATTAATCTATTCTTACTAATCCTTTGTTTTATTTCACTCTGTATTTGCCCAAGAACCCCTCCAATCATAACATTTTGTAACTGAAAGGTGTTTTTTGGTTTATAGATGCTAAAATAATTAACTTGATATGAATATTCCTACAATGGACTAGTTTTGGCAGGTAGATTCATGAGGCTGACATGACTTTCTTAGCATTTTAAATCCATTGTAATAATCAAATATGTGTCAAATGTTCTTTGTCAGTACATGGAGGAGTTGTCTGATGCGCTGTTGTACTGCCATGAGAGAAAGGTGATCCATCGGGACATCAAGCCCGAGAACCTGCTGCTGGGATTCCGGGGGGAGCTGAAGATAGCAGACTTTGGCTGGTCTGTCCacgcaccatccctaaggtgaggGAACACTGAACAGAACCCTCTCCAGCCTAATATGTTTGCCTTCACAGCATTTACTTTTGGTACAATGTGTGTTTTATGTTGTAGGCAGATTGTGCAGAATTGCTAATCGACAAATCACCTTGTGTTCCAAATACCTACTCATTATGAGATCAGGCGATTAGTGATGTGATTCTTAGCCTCGTCTTGCTCAAACGGATCCCAGCAAAACAAACTGAATGTGACCGTACTCAATATGGCTGTCCCTGACAAATCTTGGTCGACTGAAAGTCGCCTGATTTGCCacttttaaaatgtgtatttttctaTAGACAAACTGTTTGTAATAAAAAtcaactaaactcagcaacaacaaaaagtcctcgctgtcaactgtttattttcagcaaacttaacgtgtaaatatttatGAACAGAttcaacagacaaactgaacaagttccacagaaatggaataatgtgtccctgaacaggggggggggtgtcaaaataaaaaataagtcagtatctggtgtggccaccagttgcattaagtactgcagtgtgtctcctcatgggctgcaccagatttgccagttcgtgctgtgagatgttaccccactcttcctccaaggcacctgcaagttcccggatgtttctaggggggggggggggtgtgtcttccctgtaacgcacagcattgattgcctgcaatgacgacgagctcagtccgatgatgctgtgacacaccgccccagaccatgacggaccctccacctcgatcctgctccagagtacaggcctcggtgtaacgctcattccttcgacgataaacgcgactccgaccatcacccctgttgAGACACAACCTTGACTTGACttatcagtgaagagcactttttaccagtcctgtctggtccagcaacggtgggtttgtgcccataggtgacgttgttgccggtgatgtctggtgaggacctgccttacaacaggcctacaggcctacaagccctcagtccagcctctctcagcctattgtggacagtctgagtactgatggggggattgtgtgttcctgatgTAACTAGGGCAGTTCCCTTGCagggtctgccactgcgaggacgatcagctgtccttcctgtctccctgtagcactgtcttaggcgtctcatagTACGGACATTTCAATgcatttccctggccacatctgcagtcttcatgcctccttgcagcataccaaatgcacgttcacgcagatgagcagggaccctgggcatctttccttTTGGTGTgtttcagtagaaaggcctctttagtgtcctaagttttcataactgtgaccttaagaCACTAACAGATGGTAGGAAACCTTTCCACAGATGCATGtacattgtttatggttcattgaacaagcatgggaaatggtgtttaaaccctttacaatgaagatctgaagttatttggatttttaagagTTGTGTTTGAAAGATGGGGTCCTGAAAAATGGggccccccccctttttttcattttttgttgttgctgggtTTATATATTTGCTACTGCCTGACAAAAAAATCTTCCTCCACCAACATCAACCAGTCAAATAATTAGGGTCAGCCTTTGTATTCATTAATTCACTGAGACATGTTTTTCCTTCATCTTGACAGTCTCTTTTGTACATATGGGTCAGTCTAAAAACCCTATCACTTATGTAATTTGTTGATTTGCCCCTCTAGGCGCCATACAATGTGTGGAACACTGGACTACCTGCCCCCAGAGATGATTGAGGGAAAGCCCCACGATGAGAAGGTGGACTTGTGGTGCATCGGGGTGCTCTGCTATGAGTGCCTAGTTGGAAACCCCCCTTTTGAAACCGCCAGCAACTCTGAAACGTACAAGCGCATCACAAAGGTTTGCATTTTTAGATGGTCGTTAACTTGTTGGCAGAGGCTGTGGATCTGACTTTTCCTGACCCCTCTTCCTAACAGCTAAAGATCCGGACGCTTCTGTGCATGTGCGAGATTCTCTACTTTACACACaatctctgctctactctgtcaaGAACCTGCCATCACATTTCTCACTGTCAATCGTGAATGCTAATTTAAATTTTACCGGTGACTAGTCCATGCAGCATCTGCATACCAACCATTTGATCTTAATCAATTTCGTGGGGATATATATGCATTTAGATCTTGAGTTAGTGtttttgaagtagcctacagggTTTTGACTGATGTGCAGCGAGCAACCAtagagtagcctgttctctacAAGTAGAGCAGAGACTGCGTAAAGAATCATGCACAGAAGCTTCAGGGCCTTTAGCGGTCTAAATCGCTGTGACCATATATTTTTCATTAACAAAAAATATAGTTTTTACTGCTGTTTGACACTGGTGGACCAAAAATAGACATGGATGATATTAATCAATGAACTAAATGCAGTGAGTGAACAGAGATCTAAATCAAAtccatatttggtgtgaccacccgTTGCCTTCAAAACAGCATAAATTCTTCTAGGTACACTTGCACAAAGTCGGGTTTTGTAGGCATATTGTCAGGCGTATGATTTAAACAATTATACCAAACCGGTGCTAATGATCATCAATTCAATATGTAGGTTGAAACACGATCATTAACAGAAACAGCTGTGTAGGAGGAATAAAACTGGTTGAGGAACAGCCAAACTCTGCTAACAAGGTGAGGTTGCTGTAGACGGATTACTGTCAAAAATCATACACCACGGCAAGACTGAGCccagcaacaagacacaaggtagtTATCAGAAATGTCAAGGCAGAATGCTTTCCAGATGTGATGTCCAAGCTCTTTTGAAGAAGCACAAAGGAAACCGGCAACGTTGAGGGCCGTAGACACAGTGGTCGGCCAAGGAAACATACTGCAGCAGATGAGACCTCATGCTTACTTCCCTTCGCAATCAGAAGATGTCCAGCAGTGCCATCAGCTCAGAATTGACAGAAAACCGTGGGACCCTGGTACACCCATCTACTGTCCAGAGAAGTCTGGTCAGAAGTGGCCTTCATGGAAGACATGCGGCCAAAAAGTCATACCTCCAATGTGGAAACGAGGCCAATTGACTCAACTATGCAAGAAAACACAGGCACGGGGATGCAGAAAAATGGCAACATGTGCTCTTGCCTGATGAGTCCATTTGAAACCGTTCAGCAAATAAACTGCCTTCTGCTACAGCCAAAGGGCTGGACAACGGTACACGAATGAGTGTCTGCGGGTAACAGTGACTCGTGGTGGAGGCTCTTTGCAAGTTTGGGGCTGCATTtctgtttacatacaccttagccaaatacatttaaactctgtttttcacagttcctgacattttaattctagtaaaactcccctgtcttaggtcagttaggatcaccacttttattttaagactgtgaaatgtcagaataagtgatttatttcagctttctatttcttaatcacattcccagtgtgtcagtcATTTTaaatgcactcaattagtatttggtagcattgcctttaaatagtttaacttgggtcaaatgtttcgcatagccttccacaagcttcccacaataagttgggtgaattttggcccattcctcctgacagagctggtgtaacttagtGAGGTTTGTAGACCTTGCTCgcaaacgctttttcagttctgcccacaaatcgtctatgggattgagatcagggctttgttgtggccactccaatacattaaatgtgttgtccttacgccattttgccacaactttggaagtatgcttggggtcattgtccatttggaagacccatttgcgaccaagctttgacttcctgactgTCTCGATGTTACTTCAATTATATCCACAgtttctccctcatgatgccatctattttgaagtgcaccagtccctcctgcagcaaagcacccccaccacatgatgctgccaccccccatgcttcacggttgggatggtgttcttcagcttgcaagcatcccccattttcctccaaacataacgatggtcattaaggccaaacaattctatttttgtttcatcagaccagaggatatttcaccagaaagtatgatctttgtccccatgtgcagttgcaaaccgtattctggcttttttttatggtggttttgaagcattggtttcttccttgctgagtggcctttcaggttatgtggatatagatacttttgtacctgtttcctccagcatcttcacaaggtcctttgctgctgttctgggattgatttgcacttttcgcaccaagtacgttcatctctaggagaaagaacccatctccttcctgagcggtatgacagctgcgtggtcccatagtgtttgtacttgcatactattgtttgttcaaatgaatgtggtaccttcaggcatttggaaattgctcccaaggatgaaccagacttgtggaggtctacaattatttttctgatgtcttggctgatttattttgattttcccatgatgtcaagcaaagatgcatagtttgaaggtaggccttgaaatacatccac from the Oncorhynchus kisutch isolate 150728-3 linkage group LG4, Okis_V2, whole genome shotgun sequence genome contains:
- the LOC109889637 gene encoding aurora kinase B isoform X2, which encodes MMQNKENCDPKGLHRPMATPMVSLGPQRVQMPSAPDATDKKAITGPGRELATSSSSAALAKKFTIDDFDIGRPLGKGKFGNVYLARDKKLDFIVALKVLFKSQMEKEGVEHQLRREIEIQSHLRHPNILHFYNYFHDRTRVFLILEYAPRGEMYKELQKCGRFDDQRTATYMEELSDALLYCHERKVIHRDIKPENLLLGFRGELKIADFGWSVHAPSLRRHTMCGTLDYLPPEMIEGKPHDEKVDLWCIGVLCYECLVGNPPFETASNSETYKRITKVDLQFPEVVSDGARDLISKLLRHSPSKRLPLRNVIDHPWVKNNSRRVLPPVFPLKKP
- the LOC109889637 gene encoding aurora kinase B isoform X1, coding for MMQNKENCDPKGLHRPMATPMVSLGPQRVQMPSAPDATDKKAITGPGRELATSSSSAALANRKFTIDDFDIGRPLGKGKFGNVYLARDKKLDFIVALKVLFKSQMEKEGVEHQLRREIEIQSHLRHPNILHFYNYFHDRTRVFLILEYAPRGEMYKELQKCGRFDDQRTATYMEELSDALLYCHERKVIHRDIKPENLLLGFRGELKIADFGWSVHAPSLRRHTMCGTLDYLPPEMIEGKPHDEKVDLWCIGVLCYECLVGNPPFETASNSETYKRITKVDLQFPEVVSDGARDLISKLLRHSPSKRLPLRNVIDHPWVKNNSRRVLPPVFPLKKP